The sequence CGGTAAAGGCATAGGGCTTGTTCGTCAGCGCGCCCACGGGGCACAGATCGACGATGTTGCCCTGCAATTCGCTGTCCAGGGTCTGGCCCAGATAACTGGTGATCTCGGCATCCTCGCCACGGCCGGTCTGGCCCATCTGGGTGATGCCGGCGACCTCGGTGGTGAAGCGCACGCAGCGGGTGCAGGAAATGCAGCGCGTCATGTGGGTTTCGACCAGCGGCCCAAGGTCCAGGTCCTCGGTGGCGCGCTTGGGCTCGCGGTAGCGGCTAAAATCGACGCCATACGCCATGGCCTGATCCTGCAGGTCGCATTCCCCGCCCTGGTCGCAGATCGGGCAATCCAGCGGGTGATTGATCAGCAGGAACTCCATCACGCCCTCGCGGGCCTTCTTGACCATGGGGCTGTTGGTCTTGACGACGGGCGGCTGCCCCTCCGGGCCGGGGCGCAGATCCTTGACCTGCATCGCGCAGGAGGCGGCCGGTTTCGGCGGGCCGCCCACCACCTCGACCAGACACATGCGGCAATTCCCGGCAATCGTCAGGCGTTCGTGGTAGCAAAACCGGGGGATCTCGATGCCGGCCTGCTCGCAGGCCTGGATCAAGGTCATCGCCGGATCGACTTCGATCTCTTTGTCGTCGATGACGATCTTGCGTAGGTCGCTCATTGGGTCGCTCCCGTCCTGAACCGTCGCGGGGAAAGTCTGGTTCCCGCCCGCGAACGGTATGCCGCGATAGACCGCTTTCTAACCGCCCCGGAGCAGTCTGCCAATCGGCGACCCCGAGGAAATTTCGTCGCGGCCCACGCGGCAGATGCCGTCATTGTCGCGCCAGTCCACGCCGCGCTCGGCGAAATAGGCGCGCGCGATCTGCTTGTAGCGCTCCTGTTCGTCCTCATCCTCGACATAGGCTTCGATTTCGTCGCGGGTAAAGCCGAGACTTTCGGCATGATGGACCAGCCCCCGCAGAAATCCGAACGCCTGCAATCGCCGCGCGTCGATCTCGTCGCAGCGGCGGTCGATGCGCCGCCCGATGGCAAAGACCGTCAAACCGTCGCGCAAGGTCGGGTCGTCGCGCAAC comes from Roseibacterium elongatum DSM 19469 and encodes:
- a CDS encoding DUF5333 domain-containing protein, yielding MKTEMKVMLACAVLVVTGLFTTIGHAQGDRWQVLRDDPTLRDGLTVFAIGRRIDRRCDEIDARRLQAFGFLRGLVHHAESLGFTRDEIEAYVEDEDEQERYKQIARAYFAERGVDWRDNDGICRVGRDEISSGSPIGRLLRGG